cgtttaaaaacatagatgtcatttgaatgtattggtactgttttatgaggtgtactttctgtgaatgtaaaggaaaggggtataatactgtacattcaccatgagtttaaaaagaaagatacagtacttgacttataagtggacttaattctttaaaaggagactgtttACAAGAGCGACaacgtcatcctcctcctcagctggacacaagtcaccctcaggtacatttatgtaaccaaGATAATAAAATTGCTAAAAGTTTCTctatacagtaactatgcagcaatgttttcaattagcacattaatttctcacaacccaataatctgtaacgtgtctttattggatgttataatgcaagttgttcgttcctttttaagaaaataatcctgacaaaaaatataaagcacacaatgaacgagctaagtaaagacagaattgctactgtacaggaataaaacttttagcgattttctttattttcggaattacattcatttacctgagggtgAGGAGGACGATGAAGAGGAAGACGCTTGGATCTACACCGCACAtgacttaccaacttcaaataccaatgaCTAATAttctaactaaataagaaagtagttttaagaacaaacaataaagataacagcatgcagatggTTCTCTAAAATTTgttgcactgtactgtactgtcttcagtatcgacttccttgacagggagctatcaatcaaaaactcactagccaattagcgtaaagcggccataagtcccgcccacacgtgaggtTTGTGCCAGAATGGCGATTGAAAGCTTGAGAAGcataaacgaaaactcggaaagcgcaaatgaaaaatctagcagcgaattcaaaacgaaacttagcagtttatttgaaaatcatgtcacattcttgcaattgagtttattgttttcattatcaaagtgttttttttctttctcattgtatatttttgttagtttttttaaagtttgcgttaatttttattgacacaaaagtaatcccatagaTTAGCAgagtaaaaacacatttgaaagaTGCGATTCTCTCAATTCATTGCATGTGATTTGTGCAGGTGTTTCATGAGTAATGTTAGAAGAAGGTCTAGGAATTGAGCAAAGCACATATTCTATATGTACATGCTTACATAGCTTTGGTAGGCTGCTTGTGTTTGTGGTCCAGGAGAACTGGAGCATGTTAGGATAAAACAGACTTAAATCTCTGCCGTaaatttgaacttttttttcTGAAGCAAAGACAACATGCCTGGCACCTAAtaagtaaaaatgtataaacagtaTCAGTCAAAGAATACgtacaacgttttttttttacattactcCATGTTTAAAGTGTCATCTTTTCTCTTTGCTCTCCATAGGATCTTGTTAACGTCCATTGCTGTCCTGTCATCATACTCTGTCCATCTTCTGCTGAAGTGTGCAGGGGTTGTGGGTATGGCCGATAATGTGATTTGAAATGTCTTAGTTATAACTTTGAAAGTCACAGTTAGTCACTTTGattgaaataattataaaattgaTATTTCTGTGTAAATGGTTCATTTCTcataaatgtcatttcaaaagctaacattttgtttgcttttgttaAGAATTTGAGTGGGTGGGTCTATCATGCCGAATCATTAATAACTAACCTGTGATGTTTTCTGTACAGGGATTCGCGCTTATGAACAACTTGGCAAGCGCGCGTTTGGACACCCAGGAAAAATACTGGCAGCTGTTGTCATAACCATACACAACATTGGTGGTCAGTTGGAGAGCTCTGTTTTTCCACTTTACTGTttgaatactgtaaaataatacgTTAATAGTAGGCCTTATTACAAGTTATCCATTATCTTACataattatatatactgtagttggtattaaatcaaaagcatcatgcatttatatttgtaaAGGCTGTATAAAGAAGGCTTTTATAAATACTTTCATGTGATTTTCTAGCGATTTTCACAAGGAATGTACAGTATGGACACTTATGGGTCTCGCCTGAAATAATAGCAGGGCAGTGTTATATAACGTCCTCTCTCAGACCATGtaacaaaagtttttttgtcCTGCCTGTGGCATTGCAATATATGTGTAATGTCTTTGCCACTCTAAAGTTAGTGCTGGACAGACTGTGGTTTTGTAGTTCACATCAGGCTACAGTCTATTTATTACTGCCATGGCCAAAGTAGGATTATGAGTCCTGTGGGCACTATTCTTTTCTGAGGCCCCCCTATTATTGCCCCtatgaaatatacagtacaagtctgatttaaagggatagttcacccaaaaatgaaaattctgtcatcatttacgcaaccaatgcaagtcaatggatatCGCTGTTgttcacattcttcaaaatatcttcttttgtgttctgcaaaaattcatacaggcttgaaatgacaacagggtgagtaaataatgacataaataatgttttgggtgaactatccctcgtAGACAAATCAATGCACTGCAGTTCACTCTTAGTCAATTAAAAGTATGGTTGAtaattagggctgaaacgattcctcgagttactagagttattcgaatacaaaaaatcatcaaggcaatttttgttgcatGCTACACGTTTACATGCTACACGTTTgactgcgtctgcgctttataaggacatgaacttcatccccAGAGTtactctgagagtttatttcactaacattttattgattgagtgaagaaacagacatactaaaaaataagcgacttccgacaacctgccaaaataaaagtccggttaactcggtattttatgtggacaaatatattactatattattatatattaatatattaaatatatatttaataataaagaaaaaagaaactaaaactaatttagataaactaaatgcatcatgcataagatgaagttagttgtttacctttgaaattattctttctatttttattaatgtttcttattatacatttgtattatattgtattctgaatgtaatatggcaatgtaatgtattaaatgggttcacttttcacatttattaatgtatgcaatttcagcaatacaatttttttttctaaaaaggaaacacattagttgttcattttaagagacctgttttttttctcttgtatatttagtattgctctttaataaagaaaaagtaattattatccaaatacccgattaatcgatggaaaatcagtaaaatacttgattactaaaataatctatagctgcagccctattgATAATATGACCAAACTGTTCATGATATaccttctttttcttttagcaATGTCTAGCTACCTCTTCATTGTGAAATATGAGCTACCTCTGGTCATTCAAGCTTTCCTTGGTCTTCAACATAGCAGTGGGTGAGAAAAAACATCTGCTGTTCCCCATAATCCCATAATAATTCTAATTAAATGTACcaaagaattaaataaaaatttcacAGGTCTTTCAAAGTAAcatgcaaaacaaataaaagctgTTCAAAATGTAATCTGTTAAACCATTAGTATTGCGatcttattgtttatttaatcctTCTTTTACAAACCTCACTATTACTCTTAAGGGAtcggcatactacattcgaaatcgaaaaacgaccgcctgtgacctgatttcgaacaaatggaaagttcgtgttggccggtaaacaccctcgagacaccattggtccatggccattacgtaataggtgggtgtgttatgtAGCGCCGCCTGGTCTGTGGAAAATAACAcgtcattttatttgcatacgtcatgtaaaccccgcctccagaaacaaagggatGTTGGATTGGAAAACGTtgagacggtatagtgttttcgagcttcgttttacccccaaacgcagaacgagagcgcaattcgcctggactatgccgaGCCCTTTAGTCTGGACATGATTCGGAACGCAGAGCATTCCAAATCCACAATGCGTTgttgaaatatacagtacataaaaacaTTCACTTTGACACTGGATCAGGTTTAATCATACTTTTTAATTCTCTTTTATTTAAGTGAATGGTTCCAGAACGGCAACTATCTGATCGTCATTGTGTCCATATGTGTCATTTTGCCACTTGCTCTGATGAGACAACTTGGTAAGCTATTCTGCTCAGTGTTTGAACTACTTACACATTTTCTTATTTAATTCAGAATTATTTGATTGAGCATACTGCTGGGGTTTAttaaatctaatgttaattATCTGGTTTAAGATTTGATTTGTGACTTAATGTAATCCAAATGACAGGTAGCGAGCTGGTGTTGGAATAATGGTTGTTGTTTGTTGCAGGGTACCTGGGCTACACCAGTGGCTTCTCTCTGTCGTGTATGGTCTTCTTTCTGATTTCAGTAAGTGATGTGGGAGGTGTCGACCTATAAGATAAGATGTTGACTTAATTCTGTGGCTTGTGCACTGTTCTAGTAAAGATAGACAGTAGCCTTGTAAAGATAGACATTAGTGCTGAAAGCAATAAAAATTGGGCGACAATAAATAAAGGAAcgtaaaatacaattttttttttaaaagttcaaTTAAATTCTACAGTTTTGATTTCAGAGGATGTAGAAGAAAAATGCAATGGTTGACAAATGCAATGCTCCACCCACTGCCCAATATGGAGAACATTTGCCTCTGATGTTGACCAATGAGAAGTTCAGAAATCTCTTTACCTCTGTGTTCCACAGGTCATCTATAAAAAGTTTAACATCCCCTGTCCTTTCGACGGTTTCACAAACCACACTGCCGAAAACATATCTATTGATGGCGAATGTGAAGCCAAATACTTCACCATCAACCAGCAGGTCAGGAAATAAACATTGCAAACGTTATTTTAACTCTTTATGACCTGCAACCGAGGACTATTTTCCTTACAGTAGAGCTTTTAGAGCTGTTCCTAACATGAGGGAAATGCTTTGTATGTAGATGTTGAATAAGGTTGCCGAGCGACATGTACTTTCAGTATGATGTAAGTGTAAGGACAGTTATTCTGTTTGTCTTGCAGACGGCCTACACTGTTCCAATTTTGGCTTTTGCTTTTGTGTGCCACCCTGAGGTGCTACCCATCTACACTGAACTGCTCAAGTATGTTCAGAACACATATGCAGTGAAAAACATATTGAAAGAGTTCCCAATTGAAAATAAAAGACTTGTTCATTCTTTTGACAGACACTTACTGAGGGAGGAAAATATACATACAAAAGCATTCAATACTGTGTTATGTCCCAAAGTATGAATTTAGACCATGAATatgtttttacacatttaaaatctCTTTTCTACTTAACGATAACCTAAGATAAGATGTGTTTCTGCATACACCATGTTTATCTGATTTAACAGGAAGTATTTCTGTTTCTTTGTTGGAAAAGGGAAATATGAGTCAAAAGTAAATCTGGGTTGTTTATTTCGGGTTGTTTACGGTCTTTATGGTTGTTGTTTTGACACTTCTAGTCCCACAAAGAGACGCATGCAGGCCATTGCCAACGTGTCCATCCTGGGGATGTTTGTCATGTATCTGCTCACTGCCATCTTTGGCTACCTCACCTTTTATTGTAAGCACTCTggattttaaatgaacaaaaatcatGTCCAATGCTGCATGTCAGCCAAGAAATGAATGCACCCAAACAATCTCACAGCAATTCGTGACTATTTTACGAAGCGGCTAATTTGTGGGAATTCATACGATTTTGTCTGATttgcttttgtgccaataaTGGTTAGTTCTGGAACTTCGTTATTGTTTTTCCTTAATTaagtttttgtacgattcacttCATTCAAatttatacgaattagccacctcataaaatagttacgaattcctgtgagatcaggctgaTGTACCATTTCAATTGCTACCCTTACTCTACCccaaaatcactttttaaataaaagacatTAATCTTAGGAATTGTGTTAGGAATGAGTTTACAGAGGCTGTCAGTCAAGAATCATTTCCTTTTCTATTAAATGCAGCTAAAGGCATTGCTTATACAGCCGctgaaaaattaagagaccattccacattttcatttaatcagcattctagatgtattgtggccattccagtccagcgtctgctaaatttcaacaaaaaatcaaacctcaggagtcatccaacagcaatgtgaaagactgacagcataacAAGAAACATGAAAACTGTTATAAAATTCAAAGTtgtcacataaaaataataattttggaactttttctaaatacataatacaaatattactgttgtattgcttaaaagtgaatatgaatacagtgcatcttttctgttattttgacctgtttctccagttttcattttctgtaaataaatgcaaatagaaacaatacttttatttgaaatttgggagaaatattgttagtagttcacagaatgaaacaaaaatgattgttttacctaaacacatacctataaatactaCATTCAGgaaaaactaaaaactaaatttgaaatggtctcttaattcttTCCGGGTTAGTGTCATACATACTCCTGCTATATTTGTTTTACAATAATCATGTTGTTTGCAGTCTGAAAATGTCTTGAAAAAATGTCTAAAGTTAGCTGCAATGAATGTTATTTTCCCTGTTTGAACCAGTGAACACAGAGGCAGAACTTCTGCACACCTACAGCAAGGTGGATCCCCTGGACATTCTCATTCTGTGTGTGCGTCTGGCAGTGCTGGTGGCTGTCACTTTAACTGTTCCTGTTGTTCTCTTCCCGGTAATGGGACAAATGTTATCTGCCCCACCTTTCTGCTTATTACGTGTCAATATAATGCCATAACAAACTTATAACTGATTATGATAATGATTGAGGTTTAATTGTGGTCTTTGTCTTGTTCCACTTTCAGATTCGCAGAGCTATTCTTCAGCTACTGTTCCCTGATAAGCCCTTCCACTGGGTGCGTCACGTCCTCATTGCATTGTGTCTGCTTTTTGTTGTGAACCTGCTTGTCATCTTCGTGCCCAATATTCGTGACATCTTTGGCATCATTGGTGAGTACATAAAGAAAATGAATCCAATTGTATCTAAGCCCCTTAAAGAGCATTCGAGTTTCATACATTTAATGCATTACTTGAATACTTTTTAGTAGTATAAATTACagctttattgtttttttacaggtgCAACCTCTGCTCCGAGCCTGATCTTCATCCTTCCGGGTCTGTTCTACATCCGTATCGTTTCCACAGAGCAGGAGCCAATGAATTCAAGGCCAAAGATTCAAGTAAGTCGCGGACTCGCATTCTGAACACATTTTGAATTACGGATGTGAATTCAACGTCGCCTCAGTACTCAGACATCATAAGCTCATGGTTTTCTTCCACTTCAGGCTGCTTGTTTCACCGCTCTGGGCTTCATCTTCATGTCCATGAGCTTGACGTTCATCGTGCTGGACTGGATCTATGGGGAGAACCGAAGTGGAGGAGGTCACTAATCTTCAACCGCAAAACTGTAAGGGTCCGAACAGCCTGCTTAGATGAACACCACCTCCCCTTCGCTCCTGACCATGAGAGAAGGCCATCACTGATAGGCTGGACCCATCTCACCTCAGATGCTTTGTCCCACTCAGTTAGGAAAGATTAGGTGGAGGATTTCAAGGGGACGTGGCATGTCATGTCATTTTGAGGCCGTTTCAGACTGTGCCTGCACACAGTCGTTTCTCCTAAAATGCTTCTTATTGATAACTGATGTTCGTGTTGTTGATGGAAGCCAACCAAACTCTTTAAAATTGTGTTGAACAGCAGGCATAACATAAGGCagaatccaaaataaatgaatggagAGGTTATTATCTGATGGAGACTATAGGAAACAAGTTCCTCACTACACCTCTGCCCAAACTTACTATCATCTGTTGCCCATATCAAACCACAGGCAATGGTCCCAGAGTGCAATACCAAGGAAATTGAAACTGCCACCTGTTTTCCTGCAACAATTCTGGTCCACTACAATACAATGTGATTCAGGAAAACTAGGAAGATAATTAGGAAAAGATGCACCATCTCAGAGTAGCTTTAATAAAAGCTACAAGCCTGAAATGAATCAGTAAACTTTTATATCCAATATTCAAACTGCTGCTTATGAAactgataaaaaatgtgttttagttGACATAAAACTTGGTCCTAAAATATTGTGCGATATCTTCAGCATCATTTGTGAATTGTTAAAACAGCTTTATGCTCAGATTTTGTTTGTCTGCaggatttattttgttaaatgtgaGGTACATGGAGTTGTAGGTGGGATAAAATGCCATGTGGGGAGAAAAACTCCACTTGATGAGGTGCTTCATTACAATGCTGTGATTCTCAAAGAAGTCCAGTGCAAATACTGTGAATTTATGTGATTTTTCCTATCACAGTCTGGGGTCACATGTATCATATTTTCACTGGCTGACATGATCCAATTTATTCATACTTTTACTGAACATTTGATGACAAACAAATTATACCCCAaaatcattttggggtaaaaaacTAACAACAAGAACTACTTAACTGAGAAATAAAACCAAAGACATTCCCTGCAGACATTTACAAAGAGTtaagtatttgtttttaaactatcatgtatattaaaatttgaaccatgcattaaatgcattaaccatgcattaaagtaaaaaatgaaatggctGTACATGTCATTAGAGAAAATAACAGCTTTTTCCTCCTGATCTTCTGTAGACAGCTCAGGCCTTTGCTAATACTATTACAGAATAGCACCCCCtcatccccccccccccaatcCCAGATTCCTTCAATGTctatttattctgttttatGAAAATGCACAGTATTTAAATTTCTCTGTGTAGTAAAGGTGCCAAAGATTTACAGTTCCAATGTGAGACTCTAAAGACAGTCAGGTTGAATAAGTTCTTTTCTACTGCTTTTACATTTGTCCTTTGGTTTACTTGACCTTTGACTTTGTACCTGCCATTTTCAATAAAGATTGTACAGTCAGTATTAAGTAAgtgcaaaatgtatttttttatttgtttacccGCATTGACTAGGGGTTGAGTACAActggttttatatattttagggctgtctatgtttgtgtactgtgcatattcattttgtatttataaaaacatacacatacatgcttatatttaatagaaatataaaaatgaataagcattgatatataatttaaattatacataaatataaatatatacaatatgtatgtgtttataaatacaaaattattccttttataaattaaaaattaatatgcacagtacacagacttatattatgtaaacacaaactttaatactaacatatttattaaatatcttGCAGTATATGAAACATCAATGAAACTGTCAGTCTGACACCAAAGGAACTTGACATTCCTACAAATAGACGTCTTAgtgttcattttctctttattccTCTTTTTCTCTGTCCTTGAAACAGCCAACCTAAAATGTGCTTTATGTGCACATCtaaattatttttcaaaatataaaaaagatgtAGTCAGAATTAACCTGATACTGGATTACACTTAAAAAGAAGTGGACCTAAACTCTTGGCCTTCCAGTTAGGACACCCAAATCTAGAATCTCAAATAAGTcgctttttaaatatacttcacTCTTTCAGCAGTTTTAAACGTACAGATTTGACGAAACCCAAGCCACCCCTCCATTGTATGAGCAAAGAAGCACGTGCCTCTTCAAGGCATTCACAGAACAGATCTGCTCAGTGGTTTTGCTCTTCCTGTTCTCCTTTGCTGTGCTACATTTACACCAGCTCACAGAACACGGAAGCGACGGTTCCTTCGAGACTAAATCCGTCCAAAAAATCCCCACTTCAGACAGGTACTGTGGATGCTGTGAACAGGGACCCCGGTGTGGAGTCCCGGGATCTGAGGGTCCGTTTGAAAGAGAGATGAGCAAAGGAAAAACCAAAGGGCAGGCGAACGTGCACAGTTCTCTCCTCAGCAACCAGGAGAATGAACGTCTGGATGAGCTTCTGGGAAGGAGATGCGTGGTAAGTGAAAATACATTCTTTTATAAGCttaaatgacagaagttttCCCAGATTGAATGTTGAATCAATggtaaaatgtttattgtcaAATCATTTATCTTTGCTACTGTATAGTTGTGTATGCATACAAGATCTCAAAGGAGAGATTCACAGGCCACAGATGTGAGCGATGTTATGTTTGATGTCTGTCAAAGGTCAAAGCAACACTCGGATGCATGCATTTGGCATTTACCAGCTTTAGAAGtcctttcattttctctttgcAGAATGATCAGAACTGCTTACGATACAACACATCCTTGTGACACAAGTAACAGCCAAACAGTCGGGTTCAATTTTGTAATCAGTTCAGTTTTGGATATTTGTTATAGTTTTGGACTTGTTAGATATATCTTGAAGGCATGACTAAACTTCAAGAGAATTTTAATTTCAATACCGATTGAATTCCATTGACAACTGATGTATGTGATGGTAAATTTTGACTGTAAGGTGACAGGAAATGCAGTTTGAGCACACTTCCTGTTGTCGTAGAGGATGCTGATATATTTGCTTTGCACTTGTACAttgatttttgttctttttttatgtaatgtatGCACATTTTTGTCTGGTaattgtatatgtgtgtgtgtgtgcagaccACGGCCACGACAGTTATTCAGCTGTACATGGCTGTTCCTCACAGTCCAAATCAATGGAGCCTCCAACATACAGGAATCGTGTGTTTTGTTAAGGACAATCTAAAACGTTCGTATTACATCCGGCTCTTTGACATCAAGGTACTACATTCTCTTTTCTCTTCTGGATTAAATCTCAGAAAACCCCATTATATCAATATTAGTGTTTTGTGGCTTGTAGTCTATATTTAAA
Above is a genomic segment from Triplophysa rosa linkage group LG17, Trosa_1v2, whole genome shotgun sequence containing:
- the slc38a5b gene encoding sodium-coupled neutral amino acid transporter 5b, whose translation is MELQKLTNGHHQDFQQLEEGESTEREEFLPHKSDGGKPPQFTDFEGKTSFGMSVFNLSNAIMGSGILGLSYAMSNTGIVLFLILLTSIAVLSSYSVHLLLKCAGVVGIRAYEQLGKRAFGHPGKILAAVVITIHNIGAMSSYLFIVKYELPLVIQAFLGLQHSSGEWFQNGNYLIVIVSICVILPLALMRQLGYLGYTSGFSLSCMVFFLISVIYKKFNIPCPFDGFTNHTAENISIDGECEAKYFTINQQTAYTVPILAFAFVCHPEVLPIYTELLNPTKRRMQAIANVSILGMFVMYLLTAIFGYLTFYLNTEAELLHTYSKVDPLDILILCVRLAVLVAVTLTVPVVLFPIRRAILQLLFPDKPFHWVRHVLIALCLLFVVNLLVIFVPNIRDIFGIIGATSAPSLIFILPGLFYIRIVSTEQEPMNSRPKIQAACFTALGFIFMSMSLTFIVLDWIYGENRSGGGH